In one Sphingobium sp. MI1205 genomic region, the following are encoded:
- a CDS encoding glycoside hydrolase family 3 N-terminal domain-containing protein — protein sequence MTIDRRTLLAAALTGLAALPFPRRVFAAAEVARVDELIGRMTIEEKAGQMTCLTDSFRPYNPPNPQVGIQDEKRLSEEVRKGRVGCLFNGIGVAGARRAQDLAVKESRLGIPLLLAGDVIHGLKTIFPVPLAEAASFDPSLAQRTARAMAQEASAAGLHLTFAPMVDVARDQRWGRVVEGAGEDVYLGSLFAAARVRGFQGRDLRRDDSLLACPKHFAAYGAVAAGLEYGSVDISDETLRETHLPPFGSAFAAGALATMAAFSEINGVPATADRELLTDLLRGEMKFRGFVFSDYTADEELIAHGYAEDERDAARLAVLAGVDMSMQSGLYIRHLPDLVKSGAVPMETVDVAVRRILYVKTAIGLFDNPYRSISEDAEKTRIATPAHRALSREAATRSIVLLQNSGVLPLDQGERQKIALIGPFGEDRANLYGPWAFYGDKEKGVDIAAGLRAAMADPALLSIAKGCEIGAPIDGGIAQAAEAAKAADIILLAVGESQDMSGEAQSRTVIELPPAQQMLADAVAATGKPMIVLLRHGRALALHGSVGSAQAVLATWFLGSEAGHAIADILFGRVDPSAKLPVSFPWESGQEPFFYDRKSTGRPVVDNRTEYRARYTTTDNSARYPFGHGLSYTTFALDNLKLSDKALRWDRAIEVTARLTNNGDRRGSEVVQLYIRDRVASRTRPVRELKRMERVTLGPGESRIVRFSLSRTDLQFVGAGSRIIAEPGLFDLWVGQSSVGGLHAQFTLYAAEPNKA from the coding sequence AAGGCGGGGCAGATGACCTGCCTGACCGACAGCTTTCGTCCCTATAACCCGCCCAATCCGCAGGTCGGCATTCAGGATGAAAAGCGGCTGTCGGAGGAGGTGCGCAAGGGTCGGGTCGGCTGCCTGTTCAACGGCATCGGCGTCGCGGGCGCTCGCCGCGCGCAGGACCTCGCGGTCAAGGAAAGCCGCCTTGGCATCCCGCTGCTGCTGGCGGGCGACGTTATCCATGGGCTCAAGACCATCTTCCCCGTCCCCCTGGCCGAGGCCGCGAGCTTTGACCCCTCGCTTGCCCAACGCACCGCGCGGGCCATGGCGCAGGAGGCCAGCGCGGCGGGACTTCACCTGACCTTCGCGCCCATGGTTGACGTCGCGCGCGACCAGCGCTGGGGCCGGGTAGTCGAGGGGGCGGGGGAGGATGTCTATCTGGGCAGCCTTTTCGCCGCCGCGCGGGTGCGCGGTTTTCAGGGGCGCGACCTGCGCCGCGACGACAGCCTGCTCGCCTGTCCGAAGCATTTTGCTGCCTATGGCGCGGTCGCCGCTGGCCTTGAATATGGCAGCGTCGATATTTCCGACGAGACATTGCGCGAGACGCATCTGCCGCCCTTCGGCTCTGCGTTCGCCGCCGGCGCGCTGGCGACCATGGCGGCGTTCAGCGAGATAAATGGCGTCCCGGCGACCGCCGACCGTGAACTGCTGACCGACCTGCTGCGCGGCGAGATGAAATTCCGGGGTTTTGTCTTTTCCGACTATACAGCCGACGAGGAACTGATCGCTCATGGCTATGCCGAGGATGAGCGTGACGCGGCGCGCCTTGCCGTGCTCGCAGGGGTCGACATGTCGATGCAGAGCGGCCTCTATATCCGCCACCTGCCCGATCTGGTGAAAAGCGGCGCGGTGCCGATGGAAACGGTCGATGTCGCGGTTCGCCGCATCCTTTATGTAAAGACCGCCATCGGCCTGTTCGACAATCCCTATCGGTCGATCAGCGAGGACGCTGAGAAAACCCGCATCGCAACGCCCGCCCATCGCGCGCTTTCGCGGGAAGCGGCGACGCGGTCGATCGTGCTGCTCCAGAATAGCGGCGTCCTGCCGCTCGATCAGGGCGAGCGGCAGAAGATCGCGCTGATCGGCCCGTTTGGAGAAGACCGCGCAAACCTATACGGACCCTGGGCCTTTTACGGCGACAAGGAAAAGGGCGTGGACATCGCCGCAGGTCTGCGCGCGGCCATGGCGGACCCGGCCCTGCTCAGCATCGCCAAGGGCTGCGAGATCGGCGCACCGATAGACGGCGGGATCGCGCAGGCGGCGGAGGCGGCGAAGGCGGCCGACATCATCCTGCTGGCCGTCGGCGAATCGCAGGACATGTCGGGCGAGGCGCAGTCGCGTACCGTGATCGAACTGCCCCCGGCGCAGCAGATGCTGGCGGATGCGGTTGCCGCCACCGGCAAGCCGATGATCGTGCTGTTGCGCCATGGCCGCGCACTTGCGCTGCATGGTTCGGTCGGCAGTGCGCAGGCGGTGCTCGCCACCTGGTTTCTGGGGTCGGAGGCGGGCCACGCCATTGCCGATATCCTGTTCGGCCGGGTCGATCCGTCCGCCAAGCTGCCAGTCAGCTTTCCTTGGGAATCGGGGCAGGAGCCGTTCTTCTACGACCGCAAATCCACTGGCCGCCCCGTTGTGGATAATCGCACCGAATATCGCGCGCGCTACACGACCACCGACAACAGCGCGCGTTATCCCTTCGGCCATGGGCTGAGCTATACGACCTTCGCGCTGGATAATCTGAAGCTGTCGGACAAGGCGTTGCGCTGGGATCGCGCCATCGAGGTGACGGCGCGGCTCACCAACAATGGCGACAGGCGCGGCAGCGAGGTGGTCCAGCTTTATATCCGTGACCGGGTCGCCAGCCGCACCCGTCCGGTGCGCGAACTCAAGCGCATGGAGCGCGTGACGCTGGGGCCGGGCGAAAGCAGGATCGTGCGCTTTTCCCTCTCGCGCACGGACCTGCAATTTGTCGGCGCAGGCAGCCGTATCATTGCGGAGCCGGGCCTGTTCGACCTGTGGGTCGGCCAGTCGTCCGTTGGCGGCCTGCATGCGCAATTCACCCTTTATGCAGCGGAACCAAACAAAGCCTAG
- a CDS encoding ABC-F family ATP-binding cassette domain-containing protein: MLNLKDITVRLGGRTIIDRAGVALPPRSRVGLIGRNGAGKSTLMKVMIGQLDPDEGSCEMPRDTRLGYIAQEAPTGTATPFETVLAADKERAALMAESEATHDPDRLGHIYERLNAIDAYTAPARAARILVGLGFDEEMQGRPLDSYSGGWKMRVALASLLFSNPDLLLLDEPSNHLDLEATLWLENFLKAYRGTVVVISHERDLLNNVVDYILHLEGGKVTLYPGGYDAFERQRAERLAQQEAARTKQQAEREKLQEYVARNSARASTAKQAQSRAKALARMQPIAAAIEDPTLHFGFPSPPELRPPLITMDMAAVGYNDTPVLKRVNLRIDPDDRLALLGRNGNGKTTLARLIAAQLKPMEGAMNASAKMNVGYFTQYQVEELDVTDTPLEHMTRVMKGATPGAVRAQLGRFGFSGERATQKVGSMSGGERARLALALITRDAPHLLILDEPTNHLDVDSREALVQALNEYSGAVVIVSHDRHMIELVADRLVLVDGGTAQPFDGSLEDYTDIILRKADGNGSSSDTPKVDRKAEKRNAAEWREKQKAAKNAVSKAEKEMAALTAERSRIDQALFDPKAATGAEARMTTSELMVKRASLEQKLEAAEEIWMQASAALEEL, translated from the coding sequence ATGCTGAATCTCAAGGACATCACCGTGCGCCTCGGCGGCCGCACCATTATCGACCGCGCAGGCGTTGCCTTGCCGCCGCGCAGCCGCGTGGGGCTGATCGGCCGCAATGGGGCGGGCAAATCGACGCTGATGAAGGTCATGATCGGGCAACTCGACCCGGACGAGGGTAGCTGCGAAATGCCGCGCGACACGCGCCTTGGCTATATCGCGCAGGAAGCGCCCACGGGCACGGCGACCCCCTTTGAAACCGTGCTTGCCGCCGACAAGGAGCGCGCCGCGCTGATGGCGGAGAGCGAGGCGACGCATGATCCCGATCGCCTTGGCCATATCTATGAGCGGCTGAACGCGATCGACGCCTATACCGCGCCTGCGCGCGCCGCCCGCATCCTCGTTGGCCTCGGCTTCGATGAAGAGATGCAGGGACGTCCGCTCGACAGCTATTCGGGCGGGTGGAAGATGCGCGTGGCGCTCGCCTCGCTCCTTTTTTCCAATCCCGACCTGCTGCTGCTCGACGAACCCAGCAACCATCTCGACCTTGAAGCGACGCTGTGGCTGGAAAATTTCCTGAAAGCCTATCGTGGCACGGTGGTCGTCATCAGCCATGAGCGCGACCTGCTCAACAATGTCGTTGATTATATCCTGCATCTGGAAGGGGGGAAGGTCACCCTTTATCCCGGCGGCTACGACGCCTTTGAACGGCAGCGCGCCGAACGGCTGGCCCAGCAGGAGGCCGCGCGCACCAAGCAGCAGGCGGAACGCGAAAAGTTGCAGGAATATGTTGCTCGCAACTCGGCCCGCGCTTCCACCGCCAAGCAGGCGCAGTCGCGCGCCAAGGCGCTGGCGCGGATGCAGCCCATTGCCGCCGCGATCGAGGATCCGACGCTGCATTTCGGTTTCCCCAGCCCGCCCGAACTGCGCCCGCCGCTCATCACCATGGACATGGCGGCGGTCGGTTATAATGACACACCGGTGTTGAAGCGCGTCAACCTGCGCATCGACCCTGACGACCGGCTCGCGCTCTTGGGCCGCAACGGCAACGGCAAGACGACGCTCGCCCGCCTGATCGCGGCGCAATTGAAGCCGATGGAAGGCGCGATGAACGCGTCGGCGAAGATGAATGTCGGCTACTTCACCCAATATCAGGTGGAGGAACTGGACGTCACTGACACGCCGCTCGAACATATGACGCGCGTCATGAAGGGGGCGACGCCCGGCGCGGTACGCGCGCAGCTGGGGCGTTTCGGCTTTTCCGGCGAGCGGGCCACGCAGAAAGTCGGCTCCATGTCGGGCGGCGAAAGGGCGCGGCTGGCGCTGGCGCTTATCACCCGCGACGCGCCGCATCTCCTCATCCTTGACGAACCTACCAACCACCTCGACGTGGACAGCCGCGAGGCGCTGGTGCAGGCGCTCAATGAGTATTCCGGTGCAGTGGTGATCGTCTCCCACGACCGGCACATGATCGAGCTGGTCGCCGATCGCCTCGTGCTCGTCGATGGCGGCACGGCTCAGCCCTTCGACGGCAGCCTGGAGGATTATACCGACATCATCCTGCGCAAGGCCGACGGTAACGGCAGCAGCAGCGATACGCCCAAGGTCGATCGCAAGGCGGAAAAGCGCAACGCCGCCGAATGGCGCGAAAAACAGAAGGCAGCGAAAAACGCCGTCAGCAAGGCGGAAAAGGAAATGGCTGCGCTGACGGCCGAGCGCAGCCGCATCGATCAGGCGCTGTTCGATCCCAAGGCCGCGACCGGGGCCGAGGCCAGGATGACCACGAGCGAACTGATGGTGAAGCGCGCCTCGCTCGAACAGAAGCTGGAAGCCGCCGAGGAAATCTGGATGCAGGCGAGCGCGGCGCTGGAGGAGCTATAA
- a CDS encoding glycosyltransferase yields the protein MKVPAHPILASIMALTGGGCGMDEAGVKDKQEMQAQRIAILTVATNIHAIRWINALAERGLDLIVITQQPPLPGDYHPSVRFVLLPFRGRLAYLLNALVLPRIFARTGAPLLHVHYAGGYGATVWLSGIRNSLISVWGGDVYDVPGRSALHRRAVCGALEKAALITSTSHVMKAQVERLGVSTPIDVVPFGVDTDRFRPGLHPKTQGRLVIGTVKTLARKYGIDTLIRGFDLALRDSHFRALDPELHLVGGGPAQQEYEQLAVSLDLGDRIRFHGQVRHDQVPAILSGFDIYAAISRDDSESFGVAIIEASACGLPVLVSDAGGLPEVVEDEVTGMIIPRDDPAAVSRALLRLAADPALRKKMGAAGRQRVMRLYEWSACVDAMIAIYTQIIGSGVMTGRQNGFARLVQRATKPRGPLCVPTRFAKGL from the coding sequence ATGAAAGTGCCCGCCCATCCTATTCTCGCATCGATAATGGCGTTGACCGGGGGTGGGTGCGGCATGGACGAAGCAGGCGTAAAAGACAAACAGGAGATGCAAGCCCAAAGGATCGCCATCCTGACCGTCGCGACCAATATTCATGCGATCCGGTGGATCAACGCGCTGGCCGAACGAGGGTTGGACCTGATCGTGATTACACAGCAGCCGCCGTTGCCGGGCGACTATCATCCGTCCGTGCGCTTTGTCCTGCTGCCGTTTCGCGGCCGTTTGGCCTATCTCCTGAATGCCCTTGTGCTGCCCCGCATTTTCGCCAGGACTGGCGCCCCGCTGCTGCATGTCCATTATGCCGGGGGCTATGGCGCCACTGTCTGGCTCTCAGGCATCCGCAACAGCCTGATCTCCGTCTGGGGCGGGGACGTTTATGATGTGCCGGGACGCAGCGCGCTTCATCGGCGGGCGGTATGCGGGGCGTTGGAAAAGGCGGCGCTGATTACATCGACCAGCCATGTCATGAAGGCGCAGGTGGAACGGCTGGGCGTTTCCACCCCGATCGATGTCGTGCCGTTCGGCGTCGATACCGATCGTTTCCGGCCCGGTCTCCACCCAAAGACGCAAGGCCGCCTCGTCATCGGCACGGTCAAGACGCTGGCCCGCAAATATGGCATCGACACGCTTATTCGGGGCTTTGACCTTGCTCTTCGCGATTCCCATTTCCGCGCCCTCGACCCGGAATTGCACCTGGTCGGAGGCGGCCCGGCCCAGCAGGAATATGAGCAGCTCGCCGTATCACTGGACCTGGGCGACCGTATCCGCTTTCATGGGCAGGTCCGGCATGATCAGGTGCCGGCGATCCTGTCCGGCTTCGACATCTATGCCGCCATCAGCCGCGACGACAGCGAGAGCTTTGGCGTAGCCATCATCGAAGCGAGCGCCTGCGGCTTGCCCGTGCTGGTGTCCGACGCTGGCGGCTTGCCGGAAGTGGTGGAGGACGAGGTCACCGGCATGATCATTCCTCGCGATGATCCGGCCGCCGTGTCCCGCGCCTTGCTGCGGTTGGCGGCAGACCCTGCCCTGCGTAAAAAAATGGGCGCTGCGGGACGACAGCGGGTGATGCGCCTCTATGAATGGTCCGCCTGCGTTGACGCGATGATCGCCATCTACACGCAGATCATAGGGAGTGGCGTCATGACGGGCAGGCAAAATGGGTTCGCCCGGCTCGTGCAGAGGGCGACCAAACCGCGCGGGCCATTGTGCGTTCCGACCCGCTTCGCAAAGGGCTTGTGA
- a CDS encoding GGDEF domain-containing protein encodes MSLPMPDAVYCELVTALFHMRLPIAGMGILFGLAGMTVYMENGVVVIGLVTAAAVVVTIARLILLTAYRREAHRTVLTVERVRQWERRYAMGSYAFAALLGAFSATVLAMHSPLDHLVAVSLIFTFGAGIVSRIGGRPRICVISLLLATVPTITALALHARNRDAGPMHTEYFVIEALLVAVVTLLSLESVRHLYRSDVERLIAKHDLADLVRQDALTGLPNRLLLRERFQNSLSVTASKDSQLAVHFLDLDGFKIINDRHGHPMGDAVLREVSVRLRSIVRSVDTVARIGGDEFIVVQEGVQHEGEAEMLARRIIKQLSAPYRLMDETISISVSIGIAMAPRHGVDLEHLTACADAALYRSKRGGKAQLYFCTQEDVANAGRAVA; translated from the coding sequence ATGTCTCTTCCCATGCCCGACGCGGTCTATTGCGAGCTGGTCACGGCATTGTTTCACATGCGGTTGCCGATAGCCGGCATGGGCATCCTGTTCGGCCTGGCTGGCATGACAGTTTACATGGAAAATGGCGTTGTCGTCATTGGCCTTGTTACGGCGGCTGCGGTCGTGGTCACCATCGCGCGGTTGATCCTGCTGACCGCCTACCGCCGGGAAGCGCATCGAACCGTCCTGACCGTTGAGCGGGTGCGGCAATGGGAACGGCGCTACGCCATGGGCAGCTATGCCTTTGCGGCGCTGCTGGGCGCGTTCAGCGCAACGGTGCTCGCCATGCATTCGCCGCTCGATCATCTTGTAGCGGTCAGCCTGATCTTCACCTTCGGCGCGGGGATCGTTTCGCGCATCGGGGGCAGGCCGCGTATCTGCGTGATCAGCCTGCTGCTGGCGACGGTGCCGACCATCACTGCCCTGGCGCTGCACGCCCGAAACCGCGACGCGGGGCCGATGCATACGGAATATTTCGTCATAGAGGCGCTGCTGGTCGCTGTCGTGACGCTGCTCAGCCTTGAATCCGTGCGCCATCTCTATCGTTCGGATGTGGAGCGCCTGATCGCGAAGCATGACCTCGCCGATCTCGTGCGGCAGGATGCGCTGACCGGACTTCCCAACCGACTGCTTCTCAGGGAGCGTTTTCAGAACAGCCTGAGCGTCACTGCGTCGAAGGACAGCCAACTGGCGGTCCATTTCCTCGATCTGGACGGGTTCAAGATCATCAATGATCGTCATGGCCATCCCATGGGCGATGCGGTCCTGCGTGAGGTGTCCGTCCGGTTGCGGTCGATCGTGCGGTCGGTGGATACGGTCGCCCGGATCGGGGGCGATGAATTCATCGTCGTGCAGGAAGGCGTCCAGCACGAAGGCGAGGCCGAGATGCTGGCCCGCCGCATCATCAAGCAGTTGAGCGCTCCCTATCGGTTGATGGACGAGACTATCAGCATATCCGTCAGCATCGGCATAGCGATGGCGCCGCGACATGGCGTGGACCTGGAGCATCTGACCGCCTGCGCCGACGCTGCGCTCTATCGATCCAAGCGAGGCGGCAAGGCCCAACTCTATTTCTGCACACAGGAAGATGTCGCCAATGCGGGGCGCGCTGTCGCCTGA
- a CDS encoding nitroreductase family protein, translating to MTSNPRIADRAIEPLFIERWSPRAFDGSPMPQQDLETLFEAARWAPSAFNYQPWRFLYAHRGSETFDPFLSALLPFNQAWARNASVLIYVISDSLMEMKPGEAKPSHSHSFDAGAAWAQLALQATRMGYHSHGMAGIDMDAARTVLRLPERFRIEAAIAIGRRGEKSMLPEALQAREEPSGRKPVDQFAFEGAFKEG from the coding sequence ATGACCAGCAATCCCCGTATTGCGGATCGGGCCATTGAACCCCTCTTCATCGAGCGATGGTCGCCGCGCGCCTTTGACGGCTCGCCAATGCCCCAGCAGGACCTGGAAACCCTGTTCGAAGCGGCGCGATGGGCGCCATCGGCCTTCAACTATCAGCCGTGGCGCTTTCTCTATGCCCATCGAGGGTCGGAGACCTTCGATCCGTTCCTGAGCGCCCTGCTGCCGTTCAATCAAGCCTGGGCGCGCAACGCTTCGGTCCTGATCTACGTTATTTCCGACAGTTTGATGGAAATGAAGCCGGGCGAGGCAAAGCCGTCGCACAGCCATTCCTTCGATGCCGGCGCCGCATGGGCGCAGCTTGCGCTTCAAGCCACACGTATGGGCTATCACAGCCACGGAATGGCCGGCATCGACATGGACGCCGCGCGAACAGTGCTGCGACTGCCCGAGCGCTTTCGCATCGAGGCCGCGATCGCAATCGGTCGCCGTGGAGAAAAGTCGATGCTGCCCGAAGCGCTACAGGCACGGGAAGAACCCAGCGGCCGCAAACCAGTCGATCAATTCGCCTTTGAAGGCGCGTTCAAGGAAGGCTAG
- the maiA gene encoding maleylacetoacetate isomerase: protein MLKLHGYWRSGTSYRVRIALNLKGIAYEQVALDLRKGKQRSPEYLRLQPQGLVPALETDGGEVLIQSPAILEWLEESYPVPPLLPANAKERATVRAMAAIIGCDVHPLNNLRVLTMLRQEMGMDASAVSGWAARWIGAGFIALETMVAQHGGRLAYGDAPSLVDVYLVPQIYSAERFGVDLSPFPRLTAAAAAARALPAFVAADPANQPGAD, encoded by the coding sequence ATGCTGAAGCTGCACGGCTACTGGCGCTCGGGAACCAGCTACCGCGTCCGCATTGCGCTCAATCTCAAAGGGATCGCCTATGAACAGGTGGCGCTTGATCTGCGGAAAGGGAAGCAGCGGTCGCCCGAATATCTGCGGCTTCAACCGCAGGGGCTGGTTCCCGCGCTGGAGACAGACGGGGGAGAAGTGCTGATCCAGTCGCCCGCCATTCTGGAGTGGTTGGAGGAGAGCTATCCTGTCCCCCCGCTGCTGCCCGCCAATGCCAAGGAGCGCGCCACCGTGCGCGCCATGGCGGCAATCATCGGTTGCGATGTCCACCCACTGAACAATCTGCGTGTTCTGACCATGTTGCGGCAGGAAATGGGGATGGATGCCAGCGCGGTCAGCGGCTGGGCCGCGCGCTGGATCGGTGCTGGCTTCATCGCACTGGAAACCATGGTGGCGCAGCATGGCGGGCGGCTCGCCTATGGCGACGCGCCTAGCCTCGTGGACGTCTATCTGGTTCCACAAATCTATTCGGCGGAGCGGTTCGGCGTCGATCTTTCGCCTTTTCCGCGTCTGACCGCTGCCGCCGCCGCGGCTCGCGCCTTGCCAGCCTTTGTTGCCGCCGATCCGGCGAACCAGCCCGGCGCGGACTGA
- the hmgA gene encoding homogentisate 1,2-dioxygenase, protein MSGYQPGFLSHFATEAIEGALPVGRNSPQRPAFGLYAEQFSTTAFTMPRAQNRRSWLYRMRPTAAHRPFELVDLAPNLCSAPFSDDPVSPNRLRWDAQPFPAASVDWVEGLFTYGGNGDVGLNAGIGIHVYTANRSMERRVFQSSDGELLIVPQLGTLHIITELGRLDVPLGHIALIPRGLRFAVALDGEARGYVCENYGAPFQLPELGPIGSNGLASPRDFETPLAWFEDVEGEHEVIQKFQGRLWRTMLDHSPFDVVAWHGNSAPCRYDLARFNTMGTVSFDHPDPSIFTVLTSPSEIHGTANCDFVIFPPRWMVAEDSFRPPWFHRNVMSEYMGLIHGVYDAKEGGGFEGGGASLHNQMNGHGPDVETTRKAMTEQLAPHRIDNTLAFMFESRWVIRPTAAAMALPTLQPDYDQCWDGFPKAQLPR, encoded by the coding sequence ATGAGCGGCTATCAACCCGGATTTCTCAGTCATTTCGCCACGGAGGCGATTGAAGGCGCGCTGCCGGTCGGACGAAATAGCCCGCAGCGCCCGGCGTTTGGACTTTACGCGGAGCAGTTCAGCACCACCGCCTTCACCATGCCGCGCGCCCAGAACCGGCGCAGTTGGCTGTACCGGATGCGGCCGACGGCGGCCCATCGCCCGTTCGAGCTGGTTGATCTTGCGCCCAATCTATGCAGTGCGCCCTTTTCCGATGACCCGGTCAGTCCCAATCGCCTGCGCTGGGATGCGCAGCCATTTCCGGCGGCCAGCGTCGATTGGGTCGAGGGACTCTTTACCTATGGCGGCAATGGCGATGTCGGCCTCAACGCCGGGATCGGCATTCATGTCTACACGGCCAACCGCTCGATGGAGCGCCGTGTGTTCCAGTCGAGCGATGGCGAACTGCTGATCGTGCCGCAGCTCGGCACGCTGCACATCATAACGGAGCTGGGCCGGCTGGACGTACCGTTGGGCCATATTGCGCTGATCCCACGGGGTTTGCGTTTTGCTGTCGCGCTTGATGGGGAAGCGCGCGGCTATGTCTGCGAAAATTACGGCGCGCCCTTCCAGTTGCCAGAGCTGGGGCCGATAGGGTCCAACGGCCTCGCCAGTCCCCGCGACTTCGAAACGCCGCTGGCCTGGTTCGAGGATGTCGAGGGCGAGCATGAGGTCATCCAGAAATTCCAGGGCCGCCTGTGGCGCACGATGCTCGATCATTCGCCCTTCGACGTTGTCGCCTGGCACGGCAACAGCGCGCCTTGCCGATATGATCTGGCGCGCTTCAATACGATGGGCACGGTCAGTTTCGACCATCCCGATCCTTCCATCTTCACGGTGCTGACCAGTCCCAGCGAAATCCACGGCACAGCAAATTGCGACTTCGTGATCTTCCCCCCGCGCTGGATGGTGGCGGAGGATAGCTTCCGCCCGCCCTGGTTCCATCGCAATGTGATGAGCGAATATATGGGCCTGATCCACGGCGTCTATGATGCGAAGGAGGGCGGCGGGTTCGAAGGGGGTGGGGCCAGCCTGCACAATCAGATGAACGGTCATGGGCCGGATGTGGAAACGACGCGCAAGGCGATGACGGAGCAGCTCGCGCCCCACAGGATCGACAACACGCTGGCCTTCATGTTCGAAAGCCGTTGGGTCATCCGCCCGACCGCCGCCGCCATGGCTCTTCCCACGCTTCAGCCCGACTATGACCAATGTTGGGATGGCTTCCCCAAGGCTCAGCTGCCCCGATGA
- the fahA gene encoding fumarylacetoacetase has protein sequence MTRIDETHDPRASSWVEGADTHPQFPVQNLPLGIFSPGEGSRPRGGMAIGDQILDLGMVASLLDGLAAEAARIADAPSLNALFADGNAHADALRGGVFALLTDADRADAVRPALSAAAAATLHLPFVVGDYTDFYSGIHHAENVGRLFRPDNPLLPNYKYVPIGYHGRASSIRPSGGTFARPHGQRKAPDADAPVFGPTRRLDYELEMAIWIGKGNSLGQPVPIGQADAHIAGLSILNDWSARDLQAWESQPLGPFLAKSFYSTVSPWLVTSAALQPFRIAQPARPEGDPAPLPYLFDAQDQAQGAYAVTMEVHLLTAAMRGAGEAPFRLSRGPMTAMYWTAAQLVAHHSVNGCNLNPGDLLGTGTLSGAERESLGSLLELTKGGKTGIALPNGERRTFLLDGDEIIITAMAQAKGYRSIGFGECRARIAG, from the coding sequence ATGACCCGGATTGACGAAACCCACGACCCGCGCGCCTCCTCCTGGGTGGAGGGGGCCGACACCCATCCCCAATTCCCGGTGCAGAATCTGCCGCTCGGCATCTTCTCTCCGGGGGAGGGCAGCCGCCCGCGCGGCGGCATGGCGATCGGCGATCAGATACTGGACCTTGGGATGGTCGCCTCCCTACTGGACGGCCTTGCCGCTGAAGCTGCGCGGATCGCTGATGCGCCTTCGCTCAATGCTTTGTTTGCGGACGGCAACGCACATGCGGATGCTTTGCGCGGGGGCGTGTTCGCCCTGCTGACCGATGCAGACAGGGCCGATGCCGTACGCCCGGCACTAAGCGCCGCCGCCGCCGCCACCTTGCATCTGCCGTTCGTCGTTGGAGACTACACCGATTTCTACAGCGGCATCCACCATGCGGAAAATGTGGGTCGGCTGTTCCGGCCCGATAATCCCCTGCTGCCCAACTATAAATATGTGCCGATCGGCTATCATGGCCGGGCGTCCTCGATCCGTCCCAGCGGCGGCACGTTCGCCCGTCCGCACGGCCAGCGCAAGGCCCCCGATGCCGACGCACCGGTCTTCGGCCCGACCCGGCGGCTCGACTATGAGCTGGAAATGGCGATCTGGATCGGCAAGGGCAACAGCCTTGGCCAGCCTGTTCCGATCGGGCAAGCGGACGCGCATATTGCGGGCCTCTCGATCCTCAACGACTGGTCGGCGCGTGATCTTCAAGCGTGGGAATCTCAGCCGCTTGGGCCTTTCCTGGCAAAGAGCTTCTATTCAACGGTATCGCCCTGGCTCGTGACGTCCGCCGCGCTCCAGCCGTTCAGGATAGCGCAGCCCGCCCGGCCCGAAGGCGATCCCGCACCGCTGCCCTATCTGTTCGATGCGCAGGATCAGGCACAGGGCGCTTATGCCGTGACCATGGAGGTCCACCTGCTGACCGCTGCCATGCGCGGAGCGGGTGAAGCGCCATTCCGCCTCAGCCGGGGGCCGATGACGGCGATGTATTGGACCGCCGCGCAGCTCGTCGCGCATCATAGCGTCAATGGGTGCAACCTCAATCCAGGCGACCTGCTCGGCACCGGCACGCTGTCTGGAGCGGAGCGCGAAAGCCTGGGCAGCCTGCTGGAACTGACGAAGGGCGGCAAGACTGGCATTGCCCTGCCTAATGGCGAACGGCGCACCTTTCTGCTCGACGGCGATGAGATCATCATAACCGCCATGGCGCAGGCAAAGGGCTATCGCAGCATCGGATTTGGCGAATGCCGCGCGCGCATTGCGGGGTAG